The proteins below are encoded in one region of Pangasianodon hypophthalmus isolate fPanHyp1 chromosome 6, fPanHyp1.pri, whole genome shotgun sequence:
- the sertad3 gene encoding SERTA domain-containing protein 3, translating into MVARGLKRKLRDDDVRDPGWENQLQSVLNISIDKYQRDQALMEPSLLRSVLITNTLRQAKTHMETVSGIENPMKKIQTHHPVTCFRQELGTPSGFEDMDDDFMEDLSLSTAITAILKNLDTALDGSSGSSAPQRSPLASVENLTGDRTCKRSPNKSLSNHLQDSVLDDLLLDFDTSICERELADHTFDLSADEFVKYLPCVPCLGNEIGFLHSM; encoded by the coding sequence ATGGTGGCACGAGGGCTGAAGCGGAAACTCCGTGATGATGATGTCAGAGACCCGGGGTGGGAGAATCAGTTGCAGTCCGTGCTGAACATTTCCATAGACAAGTACCAGCGCGATCAGGCCCTCATGGAGCCGAGCTTACTGCGCTCTGTCCTCATTACTAACACACTCCGTCAGGCCAAAACACACATGGAGACCGTTTCTGGAATTGAGAACCctatgaaaaaaattcaaacacatCATCCAGTAACATGCTTCCGGCAGGAACTTGGCACGCCTTCCGGGTTCGAAGACATGGATGATGATTTCATGGAGGATCTGTCTTTATCCACCGCCATTACCGCCATCTTGAAGAATCTAGACACAGCCCTTGATGGCAGCTCTGGATCATCTGCACCTCAGCGGTCACCGTTAGCCTCCGTGGAAAACCTCACAGGGGACAGGACCTGCAAAAGGAGTCCAAACAAAAGTTTATCTAATCACCTGCAGGACAGTGTTCTAGATGATTTGTTATTGGACTTTGATACTTCTATATGTGAAAGGGAGCTGGCTGATCATACTTTTGACCTTTCAGCCGACGaatttgtgaaatatttacCCTGCGTGCCCTGCTTAGGGAATGAAATAGGGTTTTTACACTCCATGTAG
- the blvrb gene encoding flavin reductase (NADPH), translating into MSDSIKNVAIFGSTGMTGLATLPLAVAAGYNVTVLVRDPSRLAADHKASRIVVGDVLNKEDVKKTLEGQDAVIIILGTRNDLSPTTMMSEGTRNILEGMKARGICKVIACMSAFLLWDRAKVPPRLVPVTEDHERMYMLLKESGLDYVAVMPPHIADNHPLTEKYTVTENMLRGRVISKHDLGHFFVKCLSTSEWDRKTVGVCGEYS; encoded by the exons ATGTCTGATTCGATCAAAAACGTGGCGATCTTTGGCTCGACAGGAATGACAGGCTTGGCGACGTTACCTCTTGCAGTGGCAGCAG GATATAACGTGACTGTGCTGGTGAGGGATCCGTCCAGGCTGGCCGCTGACCATAAAGCCTCCCGGATTGTGGTGGGAGACGTCCTTAACAAAGAGGATGTGAAGAAGACTCTGGAGGGTCAGGATGCTGTCATCATCATCCTGGGCACAAGGAACGATCTTA GTCCTACCACCATGATGTCTGAGGGCACACGGAACATACTGGAGGGTATGAAAGCCCGCGGCATCTGCAAAGTGATTGCCTGCATGTCCG CGTTTTTGCTGTGGGACCGGGCAAAAGTTCCTCCTCGCCTGGTTCCTGTCACTGAAGACCATGAGCGCATGTACATGTTGCTGAAGGAGTCTGGACTGGATTATGTAGCTGTGATGCCTCCACACATCGCAG ATAACCATCCTCTGACTGAAAAGTACACGGTCACTGAGAACATGCTGCGAGGAAGAGTCATCTCCAAACACGACCTGGGTCACTTCTTCGTCAAGTGTCTTTCCACATCTGAGTGGGACAGGAAGACAGTGGGGGTGTGTGGGGAGTACAGTTAA